The Pantoea nemavictus genome includes a region encoding these proteins:
- the plsY gene encoding glycerol-3-phosphate 1-O-acyltransferase PlsY yields MSAIALGMIIFAYLCGSISSAILVCKLAGLPDPRSQGSGNPGATNVLRIGGKAAAAAVLIFDVAKGMLPVWIAYLLHVAPLYLGLTAIAACLGHIYPVFFRFRGGKGVATAFGAIAPIGWDLTGLMTGTWLLTVLLSGYSSLGAIVSALIAPFYVWWFKPQFTFPVSMLSCLILLRHHDNIQRLWRGQETKIWKRKKKK; encoded by the coding sequence ATGAGTGCTATCGCGCTTGGTATGATTATTTTCGCGTATCTTTGCGGTTCGATTTCCAGTGCGATACTGGTTTGTAAACTGGCTGGTTTACCCGATCCGCGCTCGCAAGGCTCAGGCAACCCTGGCGCTACCAACGTTTTGCGCATTGGTGGCAAAGCTGCCGCTGCGGCGGTACTTATTTTCGACGTGGCGAAAGGCATGCTCCCAGTGTGGATCGCCTACCTGCTGCACGTTGCGCCCCTCTATCTTGGACTGACGGCGATTGCCGCCTGCCTTGGTCATATTTATCCGGTATTCTTTCGTTTTCGCGGCGGTAAAGGCGTAGCGACCGCATTTGGCGCAATTGCGCCGATTGGCTGGGATTTAACGGGATTGATGACCGGTACCTGGCTGTTAACGGTACTGCTGAGCGGCTATTCATCGCTTGGCGCTATTGTCAGTGCGCTGATCGCACCGTTTTATGTGTGGTGGTTTAAACCGCAATTTACCTTCCCCGTCTCCATGCTCTCCTGTTTGATTCTGTTGCGACATCACGACAACATTCAACGCCTGTGGCGCGGACAGGAAACGAAAATCTGGAAACGGAAGAAGAAGAAATAA